In the genome of Dermacentor silvarum isolate Dsil-2018 chromosome 1, BIME_Dsil_1.4, whole genome shotgun sequence, one region contains:
- the LOC119436802 gene encoding antimicrobial peptide microplusin gives MKAVIVSCLLVVALVASTSAHHLELCKKSDPVLLTELECIRQHITPTTNAAFDNAVQQLGCSDRACAIRKMCEGNDLEGAMSKYFTTEQIKDIHDAATACDPDVEHGHGH, from the exons ATGAAGGCTGTCATCGTCTCCTGCCTGCTCGTGGTCGCCCTCGTGGCTTCGACTTCGGCCCATCACCTGGAGCTTTGCA AGAAGAGCGACCCTGTGTTGTTGACGGAGCTGGAATGCATTAGGCAGCATATTACCCCCACG ACCAACGCCGCCTTTGACAATGCCGTGCAGCAACTGGGCTGCTCTGACCGTGCTTGTGCCATCCGAAAGATGTGCGAAGGAAACGACCTG GAAGGAGCTATGTCAAAGTACTTCACC ACGGAGCAGATCAAGGACATCCATGACGCGGCCACCGCCTGCGACCCTGACGTCGAGCATGGCCACGGCCATTAA